gttcctgtctctccacatccacgccaacatgtattgttttgggactttttgataaaggccattctcactggagttaagtgatatctcattgtggttttgatttgcatttccctgatgattagagatgttgaacattttttcatatgtttgttagccattcttttatcttcttttgaaaaatttctattcatgtcctttgcccactttttgatagggttgtttgattttttcttactgatttttctgagttctaaatagattcttattatcagtcctttatctgatgtgtagtatgcgaaaattctttcccattctgtaggttgtctgtttgctctcgtgactgtttctttggctgtgcagaagctttttaatttaatcaggtcccatttatttatttttgttgttgctgtgattgccttaggggtctatTGAAGGCTTTTCAACTTTGTTTACATTTGGAGAATTTTGTTCATGTATGAATTTTCTCATGTACGGTAAGGTAACAGCACTGGGTAAagactttgccacattcttcacatttgtagagtttctcttgtatgaattctcttatgtacAGAAAGGTTAGTATGCcagttaaaggctttgccacattcttcataTTATTAGGGTCTCTCTCCATTATGAATTATGTTATGATTAGAAAGACTTGAGCAAGATTTAAAGATTTTGCTGCGTTCTTTACATTTGAAAGGTTTCTGTCTGTTGTGAATTTTCTCATGTTTAATAATGTGTGAGCATTGGTTAAAGGCttcccacattcttttttttttttttttttttttttttttttgagacagagtctcactctgtttcctgggctagagtgctgtggcaacagcctagctcacagcaaccaccatgcccagctaatttttttttctatatatattttcagttgtccatacaatttctttctatttttagtagagacgaggtctcgctcttgctcaggctggtcttcaactcctgagctcaaaggatctgtccaccttggcctcccagagagctaggattacaggagtgagccaccacgcccggccccacattctttacatttaaaaaatttctctctgtctcatcttATGTCTACTTagatttacaaattttttaaagactttcaaacatttattgcattGGAAGATATTGCAATAGGTAGTTATTGAACTTTGGTTAAGTCCATTATAATATTCTTTCTGCTCCTTACACTCACCTACACTTCTCTAGTCTTTCCTTAAGTTTAAATTCACAAAGCCAAAGCTTCCATATCATCTCAGTACCATTTtactaaatgaaatatttatgccCTGTTCTGGCAAATGGTCTTGGGTAAAATGAGTAGACaaagctgaaataaattttaaaaataccaaattattacatttatttctctttttagaatcagatgaatatatattacaaatttaatatgtaaaattataccaACCACATTTGCAAGATGGCATAATACAATATACATGCTCTAATTCtcttttagataaataaatgtaacaaaattatactGACCAAACTGCCTTTGTGGAAATTCTGATAACCAGATAAGAGTTTGCAGCACAGCAGGTGAGCACAATGCCAGGAGCCCcacacagaaggaaaagaaaaaactttgttATATTTATCCACCATGGCCTGTCCTCCTGCTTAATACATCATAGTGCATATAGAAGTAAATTCCCAACTTCCAGATTCTCCCtcaacagagaaagaaagcagcACCATGGCCATCTTTCTGGCTTTTGGGGGCCATTCCAAAGACTGCTTCCTGTCTCCCATAACACAGAGTGCTGAAAAGAATGATGCTCTCATTTGAAAGACAGACTGGGTGTGCTGGAGCCAAAGGTAAAAGAGTGTTACAGCAGCAGAGAGACCTCATTGCCACAGATGGAGAACTGGTGTAGCAAATGATGACAGGCTCTTaagaagaaatgtgagaaaattgaTTTAACtggaaattaaacacaaaattccACAGAAGAAACATCTTCAGAAAAGATTTGAGATTCCTCGAATTTCTAGCGCAGTGGATTGGTATCGGAGACCCCAGGACAAAGCCAGTTAAAAAAGTTTGCGAAAGGTGACTTTTTGTTAATCCTCAAATCTCAACAAAAGGTTAAATCACATACAAAATATCAGGGTAACATAtccaatcaaaaaaagaaaagaatcagaaaccaatcataaagaaatagaaatgtataaattacctgaaaaaaattaaaaatagccatCTGAATGATGCTTCAGGAGTGAAATGGGAACAATTTTGACCactaaatgaaatcaggaaaatgagaatgtcaacaaaaaacaaaagctgaggcaTACAATAAGAAATGACTGAGAAATTCTCAAAGGGAaggataaagacaaaaaaaaaatcaagaagctcAACATATTTCAGCTAGGAAAAACAGCAAGGGACAGACTATAAGCAAAGTTTGGAAAGTCACAAACAAgaataaaatctcaaaagcagcaagaaaaaagtgaTGTGTTTGCTATAAGCATACTCCTAAAAGATTATTAGTGGATTTATCAAAAGAAAACTTGCATGCCAGAAAAGAATTGGATGATAAagtcaaagtgctaaaagaataaaaacgtcaaagcagaaggaaaactgcccttctaaatgaagaaaaatgaagacttatCAAGATAACTAGATGCtttcacatgtactcaccagaaaattggtttccctgatcatcacctaaaagcacatcgggAAAGGAtatcaattggatatcagactaagatgggggtggggggaggggatgggtgtatgcctacatgatgagtgcgttgcgcactgtctggagaatggtcatgcttgaaggtgctgacttggggaggtggagggtggagagaggggatgcaggtatgactacatggtgagtgccaggcacactgtctggagaatggacacgcttgaggctctgactcagggggatgggcgggacatggacaatgtatataacctgagcttttgtacccccatgaagagctgaaatgaaagaaaaaaaaaagacaactagaTGCTTAAGAAGTTTATCATCACTAGATCTGCCCCACAGGAAATGCCAAAGGGAGCTCCttgcattgaaaataaaaagatgctagaaaacacaaaatcatatgaaaataatTCTCTAGGAAAGATATGTAAATACACCTAAGTAAGATTCTGTGGTATCACAAAGATGGTGCAGAAAACACTTTTAATTATACTCtaaaatttcaagacaaaaagagaaaaataacaccGCACCTCTGTTAATAGGTATACAACATAACAAGATATAATTGGTGACATCAATAGCAAAGTTGAGGGCAGATGTAAGGAGGAAAAATTTTTATATGCAACTAAAGTTAAGTTGTTACCAgtttaaaatatgttgttttgaCTACAATAAATACTGTGTAATCACCATggtaaccacaataaaaataccTATAGAGAGATAtgctaaaataataagaaaggagTCAAAGCATGTcactacaaaaatcaataaaacacaaaggaagacagaaaggaaaagaggaataaaagaactacaagaatttttttaaacaattaataaaatggcaatagtaagacCTTCCCTttcaaaaaattatgtaaatattcatgGACCAAACTTCACAATCAAAAGACATAAATTGAATGAAGataggaatttaagaaaataaaaaatacaagagaCTCATCTTagatcaaataataaaatggactAAAATTGGCAGGCcagaaaaagacattccatgcaaATGTTAATCAAATGACAGCAGGGGAGGTCTCAGTTAAGCACAATATATTTTGAGGCAAAACTTGTTCTATTTCATAGACTATATTTAAGTCAAAACtgtcacaaaagacaaagaaggacattaaaTAATAAAGGCATTTATTCACTGGAAacctatgatttatttttatattttatatctacatGTGTTATATAcgtaaataatatatacatatgtgtttgtgtgtgtctgtgtgtgtgtaaaataagGGTTGGCAATATGTAAAGCAAACATTGATGGTACTGAAGCAAGAAATACACAGCAATATAATAGTGGTAGGACACTTCATTATCCCACTTTTGGTAATTAATAATGCAGGACACAATATTAAAAGGGAACAGACAACTGGAAATCATCATAAAACAATTATACCTAATATACATACAGAGAACACTCCacacaacagcagcagaatacacaatCTTCTCAATATCTCATAAAACATTCTCCTAGATAGAACACATGAGGCCACAATacagtgttaaataaatgttaatgtattttgaatattttcaatttcagaTAATTATGCATTTTATCCATTTGGAATTTGTTTTTACTGCATGTGTGGGGTAAGGATATGTTTTCTCTTCACTTCTGCTTCATCTCCACCTTGACTTCCACAGACCTCATAGCTCTTGTTGTAGTTGGAGGATGGCAGATTATCCTTCCAGTAAGTGAGCCCAATTCAATGATAATATACTACGAGTCAGTTAAAAACCAGGACCTGCCTTCAATGAATACACAAGTACCTACATATGTACAACAATAATTGACAAGTTACAGTTGGGATGGGAGATAAAATTACAAAGGGattgttaaagtaaattaaaatggacaCACATCCTAGAGACTCCCTGAGCAGACAAAACCAGTTATGCCTCCTAAGTGACCTCAACCTTGCTTGCTTTGCAAGCATAAGCAAACGTTAACTTGAGGTATTTCAATTTCTTGCAAAggcctatattaaaaaaaaaaacaaaaaacagaacttAAGCTCAAACAATCGGTAATATAAATCAAACCTATAATTATATAACTAGGGACTTTCCaacaatgtaaaacaaaaaagaaataaacaattttataacttcaaccaaataattattttgcctccacatttttaaataaatatttgtctctGACACTTTGTCATCAAAACACTAAACCTCTTTCGGTCTGGTGTTCTCCAATTCATGGATTGTTTCTGAAAGTCTGAAAAATTttattgtgcctcagtttactttttaataggataaaataaactagctaagaataaatctaacaagATGTGTATAGTATATGAGTAAAACCATAAAAACTTCCCAAAATATACAAACGaagacataaatggaaaaatcacaTGATGTTCTTAGGTAGAAAAACTCAATACTATCAACAACTGAATTTAATTTTGTTCCAATGCAGATACCATTACATATTGGAGGTAGGCATGTTACTGTAAAAAAAGTCTTacagattgaaaatataaataagaatagccaagaaaactcttttaaagaaataaaaatgagaatggtTGTCTATTATTTTGTTCAAAAAAGTATCACGAGTTTCAAGGTAGAGAAGAGAGTGTTTGCAAAAGGGGGGAAGTAGTTTGCTGCCTTTTTAAGACTAGGAccgagagaaagaagaggagagcagggtaaaaaagggagagaaattagAGCCCCAGGCTTAAGCCTTTCCAAAAAATAACAATCATCACTGGCGGCAGGATGggccagaggaggagggcagcttttttttttttttttttttttgatcctgATTACAGtttgcctctctctctttttctctctccaattATTCATTCATCTCATTTTCCGCGCGCTGCCCTACGCTCCCGACACGCCCGCGCCCCCCCTTTCTCCCCCCGCGCGCGGGACCCCCAAAGTCCAGGCCGCGCTCGGGACACGGAGCCGAAGCCGTCGGCCCGCAGCAAACTccggggggcggcggcggcggcaacCAGATCAGCCCGGCCCGCGTCAAGTGGCCCAGGAACGCCTTCGTGGTGTGGTCCGGCGGGCGGCGGCGCAAGATGGCCCAGGAGCGCCCCAGGATGCGTAACTCCGAGATCAGCAAGCGCCTGAGCACCGAGTGGAAACTTCTGTCGGAGACGGAGAAGCGGCCGTTCACGGACGAGGCCGAGCGGCTGCGAGCGCTGAACATGAAGAAGGATAAGTACACGCTGCCCCGCGGGCTGCGGGCCCCGGCGGCGACAGCGTGGCGAGCGGGGTCGGGGTGGGCGCCGACCTGGGCGCGGGCGTGAACCGGCGCAGGGACAGGTGCGCGCACACGAGCGGCTGCAGCAATGGCAGCTGCCGCGCTATGCAGCACCGGCGGGGCTGGCGGCAGCTCTTGGGCCTCGACACGCACGGCGCCGCGCAGAGGCAGCCCAGGCACCGGCACGACGTGAGCGCTGGGCAGTACAACTCCATGGCCAGCTCGCAGACCTGCGTGAACGGCTCGCCCACCTACAGCATGTTCTGCTTGCAGCAGGGCACCCCTGGCAGGGCTCTTGGCTCCATAGGAGCGGTGGTCAAGTCCGAGGCCAGCTCCATCCCCCTGTGGTTACCGCTTCCTCCCACTCCAGGGCGTCCTGCCAGGCTGCGGACCTCCGGGACGAGATCAGCAGGAACCTCCCTGGAGCCGAGGTGCGGGAACTTCCCGCCCCCAGCAGACTTCACCTGTCTCAGCACTACCGGGCTGCTGCTAGTGACCACTCACCGGGCTGCTGGAGGCTTCACCCTTGCCCTCCCGCAAGAGCCGCCAGCTGAGCTCCGGCCCCTTTGCCCCGGGACGCGGAGCCGCGTTGCGTTGCGTGGGGCAATGATGAGGCTGGAAGCTGCCTGGGTGCTTAACATGCACAAAGCAATCCCCGTAGGGCTGGTGCCTGACTTCGGCGCCTGCCTCTCCCGCATCCAACAGGAGTGAACGATGTCTTGACGTTGCTATTTCCAAGCAGGAAGATCCCAGCCTTCCACTGGATAGTGAAACTAAATACCCAGCCTTTCAGCGTGTGTTGTGTGCTGCAACGTTGCCAGCAGTAAAACTGCGCGAGGAAACACTTTAGGGTCAGTCTTAAGAAATTGGAGGTATGCCTGAGATGAGTTGCAAATTGGTAAAGAACATCACGAGGGTTGTATTCCGTGTCAGATGGCTGCAATATACAGAGCATGGGCAACTTGAAGGTTGGAAGTGGGATCGTTTAGAAGACAGACTTCT
Above is a genomic segment from Lemur catta isolate mLemCat1 chromosome 13, mLemCat1.pri, whole genome shotgun sequence containing:
- the LOC123649007 gene encoding LOW QUALITY PROTEIN: transcription factor SOX-2-like (The sequence of the model RefSeq protein was modified relative to this genomic sequence to represent the inferred CDS: inserted 2 bases in 2 codons), which produces MRCDVYNQDFQGPDAEPFMTPMRDAVLQTAPSKYYGMLVSVLSPVVEKSVQTTAQLVVDLGKTEWLKQKKGVHSAAKKVMEFASLSFSLSNYSFISFSARCPTLPTRPRPPFLPPRAGPPKSRPRSGHGAEAVGPQQTPGGGGGGNQISPARVKWPRNAFVVWSGGRRRKMAQERPRMRNSEISKRLSTEWKLLSETEKRPFTDEAERLRALNMKKDKYTLPRGLXGPGGDSVASGVGVGADLGAGVNRRRDRCAHTSGCSNGSCRAMQHRRGWRQLLGLDTHGAAQRQPRHRHDVSAGQYNSMASSQTCVNGSPTYSMFCLQQGTPGRALGSIGAVVKSEASSXPPVVTASSHSRASCQAADLRDEISRNLPGAEVRELPAPSRLHLSQHYRAAASDHSPGCWRLHPCPPARAAS